Below is a window of Mucilaginibacter ginkgonis DNA.
TGCAAAGGTTACAGAAACAAGTGACGCCTTAGATTTGAAGAAAGAGGTATTTAAATCTAAAAATCCTGAAAAGATAGCTGAGTCGCTCAAACACTCTGCAGAAGAAAGCCATCGCCGCAAGGGCAGCCCATTCCAGTCTGCCATGTCTATGCTAAATTTTTACATCAACCGCGCCGGTAAGAATTTGACCAGGAAAGAAAAAGAGCCGCTTGAAAAGGCGAAGAATAAACTACGGAAACTGTACCACCGGCCTACTCAGTAATTTTTTTACGATTGCCTCTTAACCCGTAAATTAAATAAAAGATTAGTCCTACAACCGGTGCCATAAACAGTACCGCGCTCCAAAACGCTTTTACCGGCATGGCTATATCCTTACGTTTGGTTAGCGTGAGAATGGAGATGATCAAGACCACCAGCCACAGCAGAATAAGTGCGATAAAAATATCTACCAATTTCATTAAGCGGAATTATATCATATTAACCTACAAAGGTTTACGAAAAAAGTTTACTTACTGCCCGCACAACTTATGTGAGTGCGATAGTTGCCGGGCAAGCTGAACATTAAGTAATTAACCTTGTTAGGCTCATACACTATGAAAAACACCAATCACCTAAAGCGTTATGCATTGCCAGGCTTTGCAGTAATCGCGTTGTTGTTTGCTTCCTGCGCCGGCAATGGCAGTAAAACAACAACAGACAGCACATCTGTGAAAGACTCTTCATTCACAGATTCCAGTGCAAAAAATAACCTGATAGATTCTATCAAACCAACCGGACCGGCTCCTGCATGGGCGCCCGATATTAAACCGCAGATGGCGGCCGTAATCGAGAAGTTAGCCAGCTATGGCGACAAACCTATTCCGCAATTAACAGCGGCTGAAGCCCGAAAGAACCACACCCCTACCGACGCGGTGATGGATATCATGAAACAATATGGTATACCCACACCAATGCCGGCTATAGATACAGCGGGTAAAGAAATACCTGTTGACGGCGGCAACATTCACTTGCGCATTTACACACCAAAAGGCAACGGCCCTTTCCCGGTAATTGTATATTACCACGGTGGCGGCTTTGTGATAGCTAACATTGATGTGTACAATGCTTCTGCACAAACCTTGGCAGATAAAGTGGGTGCTGTGGTAGTTTCAGTAGCGTACCGTTTAGCGCCCGAGCACAAATTTCCAACAGCGCATAACGATGCTTTCGCAGCTTACCAATGGGTAGTTAAAAACGCGGCATCCATAAAAGGAGATCCTAAAAAGATAGCTA
It encodes the following:
- a CDS encoding PLDc N-terminal domain-containing protein gives rise to the protein MKLVDIFIALILLWLVVLIISILTLTKRKDIAMPVKAFWSAVLFMAPVVGLIFYLIYGLRGNRKKITE
- a CDS encoding alpha/beta hydrolase; translated protein: MKNTNHLKRYALPGFAVIALLFASCAGNGSKTTTDSTSVKDSSFTDSSAKNNLIDSIKPTGPAPAWAPDIKPQMAAVIEKLASYGDKPIPQLTAAEARKNHTPTDAVMDIMKQYGIPTPMPAIDTAGKEIPVDGGNIHLRIYTPKGNGPFPVIVYYHGGGFVIANIDVYNASAQTLADKVGAVVVSVAYRLAPEHKFPTAHNDAFAAYQWVVKNAASIKGDPKKIATVGESAGGNLAVNMAIMARDKGIMLPTAIVAVYPVAGSDMTTPSYQKNASAKPLDKPMMMWFVKNYLNNMGEGKDPRINLVAANLKGLPPTTVITDEIDPLQSEGMTLVEKLKAAGVKTDSKNWNGVTHEFFGMGTVVPEAKEAEMYAVQQLKTAFGK
- a CDS encoding DUF3175 domain-containing protein, which gives rise to MAKKSASKKKWSAKVTETSDALDLKKEVFKSKNPEKIAESLKHSAEESHRRKGSPFQSAMSMLNFYINRAGKNLTRKEKEPLEKAKNKLRKLYHRPTQ